In Cervus elaphus chromosome 29, mCerEla1.1, whole genome shotgun sequence, a single window of DNA contains:
- the TPM2 gene encoding tropomyosin beta chain isoform X4 has protein sequence MDAIKKKMQMLKLDKENAIDRAEQAEADKKQAEDRCKQLEEEQQALQKKLKGTEDEVEKYSESVKDAQEKLEQAEKKATDAEADVASLNRRIQLVEEELDRAQERLATALQKLEEAEKAADESERGMKVIENRAMKDEEKMELQEMQLKEAKHIAEDSDRKYEEVARKLVILEGELERSEERAEVAESRARQLEEELRTMDQALKSLMASEEEYSTKEDKYEEEIKLLEEKLKEAETRAEFAERSVAKLEKTIDDLEETLASAKEENVEIHQTLDQTLLELNNL, from the exons ATGGACGCCATCAAGAAGAAGATGCAGATGTTAAAACTGGACAAGGAGAATGCCATCGACCGCGCAGAGCAGGCCGAGGCCGACAAGAAGCAAGCTGAGGACCGCTGCAAGCAG CTGGAAGAGGAGCAGCAGGCCCTCCAGAAAAAGCTCAAAGGGACGGAGGACGAGGTGGAAAAGTATTCTGAGTCAGTGAAGGATGCCCAGGAGAAGCTGGAGCAGGCTGAGAAGAAAGCCACTGAC GCTGAGGCAGATGTGGCCTCCCTGAACCGCCGCATCCAGCTGGTAGAAGAGGAGCTGGACCGGGCGCAGGAGCGTCTGGCCACAGCCCTGCAGAAGCTGGAGGAGGCTGAGAAGGCAGCTGATGAGAGCgagag AGGAATGAAGGTCATCGAAAACCGAGCTATGAAGGATGAGGAGAAgatggagctgcaggagatgcagctgaAGGAGGCCAAGCACATCGCCGAGGATTCGGACCGCAAATATGAGGAG GTGGCCAGGAAGCTGGTGATCCTGGAAGGAGAGCTGGAGCGCTCTGAAGAGAGAGCTGAGGTGGCTGAGAG CCGAGCCAggcagctggaggaggagctTCGAACCATGGATCAGGCCCTCAAGTCCCTGATGGCCTCAGAGGAGGAG TATTCCACCAAAGAAGATAAATATGAAGAGGAGATCAAACTGCTGGAGGAGAAGCTAAAGGAG GCTGAGACCCGAGCAGAGTTTGCCGAAAGGTCGGTGGCCAAGTTGGAGAAAACCATCGATGACCTGGAAG AGACCTTGGCCAGTGCCAAGGAGGAGAACGTGGAGATCCACCAGACCCTCGACCAGACACTGCTGGAGCTCAACAACCTCTGA
- the CA9 gene encoding carbonic anhydrase 9 isoform X3 gives MRGVPTAGDSSGEDEPLGEEDLPSEEDMPGEEDSPGEEDLPGLKTDAGEENSLKSEDLPTVEVPGDTQGPQNNAHRDEKGDGHSHWRYGGAPPWPQVSPACAGRFQSPVDIRPELTAFCPALRPLELLGFELPPRPKLRLCNNGHTVQLSLPSGLKMALGPGQEYRALQLHLHWGAPGRPGSEHTVDGHRFPAEIHVVHLSTAFEESDEALGRPGGLAVLAAFLQEGPEENSAYEQLLSRLGEITEEDSETWVPGLDVSALLPSDLSRYFRYEGSLTTPPCAQGVIWTVFNQTVKLSAKQLHTLSDSLWGPDDSRLQLNFRAAQPLNGRIIEASFPAGVDGSPRTVEPGAALSTDAGPPSSHRALILSCLSLVVTGPSSNICFFSSVHLNSCLAAGDILALVFGLLFAVTSIAFLVQMRRQQRHPSETKGSVSYHPAEVTETVA, from the exons ATGCGGGGTGTGCCCACCGCGGGAGATTCATCTGGGGAAGATGAGCCACTCGGTGAGGAGGACCTGCCCAGTGAAGAGGATATGCCTGGAGAGGAGGACTCACCTGGAGAAGAGGACCTACCTGGATTGAAGACAGACGCAGGAGAAGAGAATTCTCTGAAGTCAGAGGATCTGCCAACCGTTGAAGTACCCGGGGACACTCAAGGCCCCCAGAATAACGCCCACAGAGACGAAAAAG GGGATGGCCACAGTCATTGGCGCTATGGAG GCGCTCCGCCATGGCCCCAGGTGTCCCCAGCCTGCGCTGGCCGTTTTCAATCCCCGGTAGACATCCGCCCGGAGCTCACCGCCTTTTGTCCAGCCCTGCGACCCCTGGAACTCCTTGGCTTTGAGCTCCCGCCACGACCAAAACTGCGCCTGTGCAACAATGGCCACACCG TGCAGCTGAGCCTGCCTTCCGGACTGAAGATGGCCTTGGGTCCCGGGCAGGAGTACCGGGCCCTGCAGTTACATTTGCACTGGGGGGCCCCAGGTCGCCCGGGCTCGGAACACACGGTTGATGGTCACCGTTTTCCTGCCGAG ATTCACGTGGTTCACCTCAGCACTGCATTTGAGGAATCTGACGAGGCCTTGGGGCGCCCAGGGGGCTTGGCCGTCTTGGCCGCCTTTCTGCAG GAAGGCCCAGAAGAAAACAGTGCCTATGAACAGTTGCTGTCACGTTTGGGAGAAATCACCGAGGAAG ACTCTGAGACTTGGGTCCCAGGACTGGATGTATCTGCGCTGCTGCCCTCTGACCTCAGCCGCTACTTCCGATACGAGGGGTCTCTCACCACACCCCCCTGTGCCCAGGGGGTCATCTGGACTGTGTTCAACCAGACAGTAAAGCTGAGTGCTAAGCAG ctccacaccctctctgacTCCCTGTGGGGACCTGACGACTCTCGGCTACAGCTGAACTTCCGAGCCGCGCAGCCTTTGAATGGGCGAATCATTGAGGCCTCCTTCCCTGCTGGTGTGGATGGCAGCCCTAGGACTGTTGAACCAGGTGCCGCTTTGTCTACTGATGCTGGGCCCCCCTCCAGCCACAGGgccctcatcctctcttgtctgTCACTGGTGGTCACAGGCCCCAGCTCTAACATCTGCTTTTTCTCTTCAGTCCACCTGAATTCCTGTCTCGCTGCTG gcgACATCCTGGCCCTGGTTTTTGGCCTCCTCTTTGCTGTTACCAGCATCGCCTTCCTTGTGCAAATGAGAAGGCAGCAAAG ACACCCAAGTGAAACCAAAGGGAGTGTTAGCTACCACCCAGCAGAGGTCACAGAGACTGTTGCCTAG
- the CA9 gene encoding carbonic anhydrase 9 isoform X2: MAPPCPSPRLALWIPAPAPGPAARVLLFLLLLVPAHPQGLLWMRGVPTAGDSSGEDEPLGEEDLPSEEDMPGEEDSPGEEDLPGLKTDAGEENSLKSEDLPTVEVPGDTQGPQNNAHRDEKGDGHSHWRYGGAPPWPQVSPACAGRFQSPVDIRPELTAFCPALRPLELLGFELPPRPKLRLCNNGHTVQLSLPSGLKMALGPGQEYRALQLHLHWGAPGRPGSEHTVDGHRFPAEIHVVHLSTAFEESDEALGRPGGLAVLAAFLQEGPEENSAYEQLLSRLGEITEEDSETWVPGLDVSALLPSDLSRYFRYEGSLTTPPCAQGVIWTVFNQTVKLSAKQLHTLSDSLWGPDDSRLQLNFRAAQPLNGRIIEASFPAGVDGSPRTVEPVHLNSCLAAGDILALVFGLLFAVTSIAFLVQMRRQQRHPSETKGSVSYHPAEVTETVA, from the exons ATGGCTCCCCCGTGCCCCAGCCCCCGGCTCGCTCTGTGGATccccgcccctgccccaggcccagcTGCGCGAGTGCTGCTCTTCCTGCTCCTTCTGGTGCCTGCCCATCCCCAGGGCCTGCTCTGGATGCGGGGTGTGCCCACCGCGGGAGATTCATCTGGGGAAGATGAGCCACTCGGTGAGGAGGACCTGCCCAGTGAAGAGGATATGCCTGGAGAGGAGGACTCACCTGGAGAAGAGGACCTACCTGGATTGAAGACAGACGCAGGAGAAGAGAATTCTCTGAAGTCAGAGGATCTGCCAACCGTTGAAGTACCCGGGGACACTCAAGGCCCCCAGAATAACGCCCACAGAGACGAAAAAG GGGATGGCCACAGTCATTGGCGCTATGGAG GCGCTCCGCCATGGCCCCAGGTGTCCCCAGCCTGCGCTGGCCGTTTTCAATCCCCGGTAGACATCCGCCCGGAGCTCACCGCCTTTTGTCCAGCCCTGCGACCCCTGGAACTCCTTGGCTTTGAGCTCCCGCCACGACCAAAACTGCGCCTGTGCAACAATGGCCACACCG TGCAGCTGAGCCTGCCTTCCGGACTGAAGATGGCCTTGGGTCCCGGGCAGGAGTACCGGGCCCTGCAGTTACATTTGCACTGGGGGGCCCCAGGTCGCCCGGGCTCGGAACACACGGTTGATGGTCACCGTTTTCCTGCCGAG ATTCACGTGGTTCACCTCAGCACTGCATTTGAGGAATCTGACGAGGCCTTGGGGCGCCCAGGGGGCTTGGCCGTCTTGGCCGCCTTTCTGCAG GAAGGCCCAGAAGAAAACAGTGCCTATGAACAGTTGCTGTCACGTTTGGGAGAAATCACCGAGGAAG ACTCTGAGACTTGGGTCCCAGGACTGGATGTATCTGCGCTGCTGCCCTCTGACCTCAGCCGCTACTTCCGATACGAGGGGTCTCTCACCACACCCCCCTGTGCCCAGGGGGTCATCTGGACTGTGTTCAACCAGACAGTAAAGCTGAGTGCTAAGCAG ctccacaccctctctgacTCCCTGTGGGGACCTGACGACTCTCGGCTACAGCTGAACTTCCGAGCCGCGCAGCCTTTGAATGGGCGAATCATTGAGGCCTCCTTCCCTGCTGGTGTGGATGGCAGCCCTAGGACTGTTGAACCAG TCCACCTGAATTCCTGTCTCGCTGCTG gcgACATCCTGGCCCTGGTTTTTGGCCTCCTCTTTGCTGTTACCAGCATCGCCTTCCTTGTGCAAATGAGAAGGCAGCAAAG ACACCCAAGTGAAACCAAAGGGAGTGTTAGCTACCACCCAGCAGAGGTCACAGAGACTGTTGCCTAG
- the TPM2 gene encoding tropomyosin beta chain isoform X5, with translation MDAIKKKMQMLKLDKENAIDRAEQAEADKKQAEDRCKQLEEEQQALQKKLKGTEDEVEKYSESVKDAQEKLEQAEKKATDAEADVASLNRRIQLVEEELDRAQERLATALQKLEEAEKAADESERGMKVIENRAMKDEEKMELQEMQLKEAKHIAEDSDRKYEEVARKLVILEGELERSEERAEVAESKCGDLEEELKIVTNNLKSLEAQADKYSTKEDKYEEEIKLLEEKLKEAETRAEFAERSVAKLEKTIDDLEALSGKPQFSLQL, from the exons ATGGACGCCATCAAGAAGAAGATGCAGATGTTAAAACTGGACAAGGAGAATGCCATCGACCGCGCAGAGCAGGCCGAGGCCGACAAGAAGCAAGCTGAGGACCGCTGCAAGCAG CTGGAAGAGGAGCAGCAGGCCCTCCAGAAAAAGCTCAAAGGGACGGAGGACGAGGTGGAAAAGTATTCTGAGTCAGTGAAGGATGCCCAGGAGAAGCTGGAGCAGGCTGAGAAGAAAGCCACTGAC GCTGAGGCAGATGTGGCCTCCCTGAACCGCCGCATCCAGCTGGTAGAAGAGGAGCTGGACCGGGCGCAGGAGCGTCTGGCCACAGCCCTGCAGAAGCTGGAGGAGGCTGAGAAGGCAGCTGATGAGAGCgagag AGGAATGAAGGTCATCGAAAACCGAGCTATGAAGGATGAGGAGAAgatggagctgcaggagatgcagctgaAGGAGGCCAAGCACATCGCCGAGGATTCGGACCGCAAATATGAGGAG GTGGCCAGGAAGCTGGTGATCCTGGAAGGAGAGCTGGAGCGCTCTGAAGAGAGAGCTGAGGTGGCTGAGAG TAAATGTGGGGACCTTGAGGAGGAGCTGAAAATTGTTACCAACAACTTGAAATCCCTGGAAGCCCAAGCGGATAAG TATTCCACCAAAGAAGATAAATATGAAGAGGAGATCAAACTGCTGGAGGAGAAGCTAAAGGAG GCTGAGACCCGAGCAGAGTTTGCCGAAAGGTCGGTGGCCAAGTTGGAGAAAACCATCGATGACCTGGAAG CCCTCTCAGGCAAGCCTCAATTTTCTCTCCAACTTTAG
- the TPM2 gene encoding tropomyosin beta chain isoform X3 yields MDAIKKKMQMLKLDKENAIDRAEQAEADKKQAEDRCKQLEEEQQALQKKLKGTEDEVEKYSESVKDAQEKLEQAEKKATDAEADVASLNRRIQLVEEELDRAQERLATALQKLEEAEKAADESERGMKVIENRAMKDEEKMELQEMQLKEAKHIAEDSDRKYEEVARKLVILEGELERSEERAEVAESRARQLEEELRTMDQALKSLMASEEEYSTKEDKYEEEIKLLEEKLKEAETRAEFAERSVAKLEKTIDDLEDEVYAQKMKYKAISEELDNALNDITSL; encoded by the exons ATGGACGCCATCAAGAAGAAGATGCAGATGTTAAAACTGGACAAGGAGAATGCCATCGACCGCGCAGAGCAGGCCGAGGCCGACAAGAAGCAAGCTGAGGACCGCTGCAAGCAG CTGGAAGAGGAGCAGCAGGCCCTCCAGAAAAAGCTCAAAGGGACGGAGGACGAGGTGGAAAAGTATTCTGAGTCAGTGAAGGATGCCCAGGAGAAGCTGGAGCAGGCTGAGAAGAAAGCCACTGAC GCTGAGGCAGATGTGGCCTCCCTGAACCGCCGCATCCAGCTGGTAGAAGAGGAGCTGGACCGGGCGCAGGAGCGTCTGGCCACAGCCCTGCAGAAGCTGGAGGAGGCTGAGAAGGCAGCTGATGAGAGCgagag AGGAATGAAGGTCATCGAAAACCGAGCTATGAAGGATGAGGAGAAgatggagctgcaggagatgcagctgaAGGAGGCCAAGCACATCGCCGAGGATTCGGACCGCAAATATGAGGAG GTGGCCAGGAAGCTGGTGATCCTGGAAGGAGAGCTGGAGCGCTCTGAAGAGAGAGCTGAGGTGGCTGAGAG CCGAGCCAggcagctggaggaggagctTCGAACCATGGATCAGGCCCTCAAGTCCCTGATGGCCTCAGAGGAGGAG TATTCCACCAAAGAAGATAAATATGAAGAGGAGATCAAACTGCTGGAGGAGAAGCTAAAGGAG GCTGAGACCCGAGCAGAGTTTGCCGAAAGGTCGGTGGCCAAGTTGGAGAAAACCATCGATGACCTGGAAG ATGAAGTCTATGCACAGAAGATGAAGTACAAGGCCATCAGTGAGGAGCTGGACAACGCGCTCAATGACATCACCTCCCTCTGA
- the TPM2 gene encoding tropomyosin beta chain isoform X1, which produces MDAIKKKMQMLKLDKENAIDRAEQAEADKKQAEDRCKQLEEEQQALQKKLKGTEDEVEKYSESVKDAQEKLEQAEKKATDAEADVASLNRRIQLVEEELDRAQERLATALQKLEEAEKAADESERGMKVIENRAMKDEEKMELQEMQLKEAKHIAEDSDRKYEEVARKLVILEGELERSEERAEVAESKCGDLEEELKIVTNNLKSLEAQADKYSTKEDKYEEEIKLLEEKLKEAETRAEFAERSVAKLEKTIDDLEDEVYAQKMKYKAISEELDNALNDITSL; this is translated from the exons ATGGACGCCATCAAGAAGAAGATGCAGATGTTAAAACTGGACAAGGAGAATGCCATCGACCGCGCAGAGCAGGCCGAGGCCGACAAGAAGCAAGCTGAGGACCGCTGCAAGCAG CTGGAAGAGGAGCAGCAGGCCCTCCAGAAAAAGCTCAAAGGGACGGAGGACGAGGTGGAAAAGTATTCTGAGTCAGTGAAGGATGCCCAGGAGAAGCTGGAGCAGGCTGAGAAGAAAGCCACTGAC GCTGAGGCAGATGTGGCCTCCCTGAACCGCCGCATCCAGCTGGTAGAAGAGGAGCTGGACCGGGCGCAGGAGCGTCTGGCCACAGCCCTGCAGAAGCTGGAGGAGGCTGAGAAGGCAGCTGATGAGAGCgagag AGGAATGAAGGTCATCGAAAACCGAGCTATGAAGGATGAGGAGAAgatggagctgcaggagatgcagctgaAGGAGGCCAAGCACATCGCCGAGGATTCGGACCGCAAATATGAGGAG GTGGCCAGGAAGCTGGTGATCCTGGAAGGAGAGCTGGAGCGCTCTGAAGAGAGAGCTGAGGTGGCTGAGAG TAAATGTGGGGACCTTGAGGAGGAGCTGAAAATTGTTACCAACAACTTGAAATCCCTGGAAGCCCAAGCGGATAAG TATTCCACCAAAGAAGATAAATATGAAGAGGAGATCAAACTGCTGGAGGAGAAGCTAAAGGAG GCTGAGACCCGAGCAGAGTTTGCCGAAAGGTCGGTGGCCAAGTTGGAGAAAACCATCGATGACCTGGAAG ATGAAGTCTATGCACAGAAGATGAAGTACAAGGCCATCAGTGAGGAGCTGGACAACGCGCTCAATGACATCACCTCCCTCTGA
- the TPM2 gene encoding tropomyosin beta chain isoform X2, which translates to MDAIKKKMQMLKLDKENAIDRAEQAEADKKQAEDRCKQLEEEQQALQKKLKGTEDEVEKYSESVKDAQEKLEQAEKKATDAEADVASLNRRIQLVEEELDRAQERLATALQKLEEAEKAADESERGMKVIENRAMKDEEKMELQEMQLKEAKHIAEDSDRKYEEVARKLVILEGELERSEERAEVAESKCGDLEEELKIVTNNLKSLEAQADKYSTKEDKYEEEIKLLEEKLKEAETRAEFAERSVAKLEKTIDDLEETLASAKEENVEIHQTLDQTLLELNNL; encoded by the exons ATGGACGCCATCAAGAAGAAGATGCAGATGTTAAAACTGGACAAGGAGAATGCCATCGACCGCGCAGAGCAGGCCGAGGCCGACAAGAAGCAAGCTGAGGACCGCTGCAAGCAG CTGGAAGAGGAGCAGCAGGCCCTCCAGAAAAAGCTCAAAGGGACGGAGGACGAGGTGGAAAAGTATTCTGAGTCAGTGAAGGATGCCCAGGAGAAGCTGGAGCAGGCTGAGAAGAAAGCCACTGAC GCTGAGGCAGATGTGGCCTCCCTGAACCGCCGCATCCAGCTGGTAGAAGAGGAGCTGGACCGGGCGCAGGAGCGTCTGGCCACAGCCCTGCAGAAGCTGGAGGAGGCTGAGAAGGCAGCTGATGAGAGCgagag AGGAATGAAGGTCATCGAAAACCGAGCTATGAAGGATGAGGAGAAgatggagctgcaggagatgcagctgaAGGAGGCCAAGCACATCGCCGAGGATTCGGACCGCAAATATGAGGAG GTGGCCAGGAAGCTGGTGATCCTGGAAGGAGAGCTGGAGCGCTCTGAAGAGAGAGCTGAGGTGGCTGAGAG TAAATGTGGGGACCTTGAGGAGGAGCTGAAAATTGTTACCAACAACTTGAAATCCCTGGAAGCCCAAGCGGATAAG TATTCCACCAAAGAAGATAAATATGAAGAGGAGATCAAACTGCTGGAGGAGAAGCTAAAGGAG GCTGAGACCCGAGCAGAGTTTGCCGAAAGGTCGGTGGCCAAGTTGGAGAAAACCATCGATGACCTGGAAG AGACCTTGGCCAGTGCCAAGGAGGAGAACGTGGAGATCCACCAGACCCTCGACCAGACACTGCTGGAGCTCAACAACCTCTGA
- the CA9 gene encoding carbonic anhydrase 9 isoform X1, whose amino-acid sequence MAPPCPSPRLALWIPAPAPGPAARVLLFLLLLVPAHPQGLLWMRGVPTAGDSSGEDEPLGEEDLPSEEDMPGEEDSPGEEDLPGLKTDAGEENSLKSEDLPTVEVPGDTQGPQNNAHRDEKGDGHSHWRYGGAPPWPQVSPACAGRFQSPVDIRPELTAFCPALRPLELLGFELPPRPKLRLCNNGHTVQLSLPSGLKMALGPGQEYRALQLHLHWGAPGRPGSEHTVDGHRFPAEIHVVHLSTAFEESDEALGRPGGLAVLAAFLQEGPEENSAYEQLLSRLGEITEEDSETWVPGLDVSALLPSDLSRYFRYEGSLTTPPCAQGVIWTVFNQTVKLSAKQLHTLSDSLWGPDDSRLQLNFRAAQPLNGRIIEASFPAGVDGSPRTVEPGAALSTDAGPPSSHRALILSCLSLVVTGPSSNICFFSSVHLNSCLAAGDILALVFGLLFAVTSIAFLVQMRRQQRHPSETKGSVSYHPAEVTETVA is encoded by the exons ATGGCTCCCCCGTGCCCCAGCCCCCGGCTCGCTCTGTGGATccccgcccctgccccaggcccagcTGCGCGAGTGCTGCTCTTCCTGCTCCTTCTGGTGCCTGCCCATCCCCAGGGCCTGCTCTGGATGCGGGGTGTGCCCACCGCGGGAGATTCATCTGGGGAAGATGAGCCACTCGGTGAGGAGGACCTGCCCAGTGAAGAGGATATGCCTGGAGAGGAGGACTCACCTGGAGAAGAGGACCTACCTGGATTGAAGACAGACGCAGGAGAAGAGAATTCTCTGAAGTCAGAGGATCTGCCAACCGTTGAAGTACCCGGGGACACTCAAGGCCCCCAGAATAACGCCCACAGAGACGAAAAAG GGGATGGCCACAGTCATTGGCGCTATGGAG GCGCTCCGCCATGGCCCCAGGTGTCCCCAGCCTGCGCTGGCCGTTTTCAATCCCCGGTAGACATCCGCCCGGAGCTCACCGCCTTTTGTCCAGCCCTGCGACCCCTGGAACTCCTTGGCTTTGAGCTCCCGCCACGACCAAAACTGCGCCTGTGCAACAATGGCCACACCG TGCAGCTGAGCCTGCCTTCCGGACTGAAGATGGCCTTGGGTCCCGGGCAGGAGTACCGGGCCCTGCAGTTACATTTGCACTGGGGGGCCCCAGGTCGCCCGGGCTCGGAACACACGGTTGATGGTCACCGTTTTCCTGCCGAG ATTCACGTGGTTCACCTCAGCACTGCATTTGAGGAATCTGACGAGGCCTTGGGGCGCCCAGGGGGCTTGGCCGTCTTGGCCGCCTTTCTGCAG GAAGGCCCAGAAGAAAACAGTGCCTATGAACAGTTGCTGTCACGTTTGGGAGAAATCACCGAGGAAG ACTCTGAGACTTGGGTCCCAGGACTGGATGTATCTGCGCTGCTGCCCTCTGACCTCAGCCGCTACTTCCGATACGAGGGGTCTCTCACCACACCCCCCTGTGCCCAGGGGGTCATCTGGACTGTGTTCAACCAGACAGTAAAGCTGAGTGCTAAGCAG ctccacaccctctctgacTCCCTGTGGGGACCTGACGACTCTCGGCTACAGCTGAACTTCCGAGCCGCGCAGCCTTTGAATGGGCGAATCATTGAGGCCTCCTTCCCTGCTGGTGTGGATGGCAGCCCTAGGACTGTTGAACCAGGTGCCGCTTTGTCTACTGATGCTGGGCCCCCCTCCAGCCACAGGgccctcatcctctcttgtctgTCACTGGTGGTCACAGGCCCCAGCTCTAACATCTGCTTTTTCTCTTCAGTCCACCTGAATTCCTGTCTCGCTGCTG gcgACATCCTGGCCCTGGTTTTTGGCCTCCTCTTTGCTGTTACCAGCATCGCCTTCCTTGTGCAAATGAGAAGGCAGCAAAG ACACCCAAGTGAAACCAAAGGGAGTGTTAGCTACCACCCAGCAGAGGTCACAGAGACTGTTGCCTAG